Within the Opitutaceae bacterium TAV5 genome, the region AGCGTCGATTCCGCGCCCTGGTTTTCGTTCACGCGGTCGACGTGAAGCGCATCGCAGCAACCGCCGGTCTTCGCGTCGTAGAGCATCAGGCCGAGGTCGTTGCGACCGAGAAACCACTCGAACACGATGTGCGCGCGCTCGAGCCAGTGGCTCTCCCATGTCAGGCGATACGCTTCGAGGCAGGCCGACACGGTCGCCTGGACCTCGATCGGCTGCTGGTCAAAAAAGGCCCGCTTGCCGTCGCGGTGGAAAAATCCGTCGGACCCGATCGGCTGGAAACAGCCGCTGGCCGAGGTCTGCATCCGCACGAGCCAGCGCAGCGCGCACAGACCTCTTTCCACCAGGGCCGGCTGATGCATGGCGCGGCCGCTGACCATCAGCGCGTGAGGCAGCCGGGCGTTGTCGTACGTGGCGTCGTCCGCCAGCCAGTGCCAGTCGTCGCGGGTGTGTTCGGCGAACCGCTTCATCAACCGCTCCGTGAGCACGGCCCGGATGTCGCTGGCGCGTCCGTCGCGCGGCCAGCGACGCAGGTAGGCGTCGATGCCGAGCAGCGCAAAGGCCCATGTGCGCGGATGGACCAGGCCGGTGACGGCGGGCAGCGCCGCGGTGAAAAGCTGGCTCGCCAGGTGCCACCGTCCGCGGTCGCGGGATTGCCCGACGCACACGCCGAGCGCCCAGACCGCGCGGCCGTGCGAATCCTCCGATCCCTCTTCCTCGAGCCAACGGCGGTCGTAGCCCATGAAGTTGCGAAACCGTCCGGTCCCGGGATGGAACGCATGCGCGAGAAACGCCATGTAGCTGGTGGCGAGCGTGTCCAGCTCCGGGAAGGTTTCGCCGGGACTTTCCCGGAGAAGCGTGAGGAGGAGGGCGCGGGCGTTGTCGTCGGTACAGTAGCCGTGGGCGAAGTTGGGAACCGAATACAGCGCGTGTTGCAGCATGCCGGTCGAGTCGCTCATGCGCAGCACGTGATCGGGCTTGAATCCCGGCAGGCGCATGAGTTCCCGGGCTGGCGGGCGGACAAGAAGCGACTTGCGACGCTGTTCCACCTGCTGCGCGCGGGCGCGGGAAAAGCTTTCCCGATAGTGACCGGCCGTGCGGCTCCAGACCATCTCGCGGCCGAGCCGGAAGGCGCGCTGGCGCATGGCCAGCCGGCGGGGTTCGTCGCGCAACAGGGCGCGCACTTCGCGGGCGATGGCCTCGCTGTCGGCGAACGGCACGAGCACGCCGCGTTCCTCGGCGAGGAGCTCGGCCGCGTGCCAGTACGGGGTGGAGACCACCGCCTTGCCCGCGCCAAACGCGTAGGCCAGCGTGCCGGAGACGATC harbors:
- a CDS encoding glycosyl transferase family 1, with amino-acid sequence MTDQPSGFDGPRHVLTPAMKIAFLGTYLPRKCGIATFTHDLRNAVAAQCGEQACPVVAVNDAVEICEYPPEVVCEIAEQDIASYERAAEFLNRSGVDVVCVQHEFGIFGGNAGSHLLVLLRALKMPVVTTLHTILRDPDPAQRRVMEALIKASDRLVVMTERGRMFLREIYGAPADKIDLIPHGIHDVPFEEPDRYKRLFAVDGRLVLLTFGLLSPNKGIENVLNALPAIIAEFPQVVYLVLGATHPNLLREQGEAYRIGLERLARKNGVDQHVIFFNRFADLPELKDFIGAADVYLTPYLNEQQIVSGTLAYAFGAGKAVVSTPYWHAAELLAEERGVLVPFADSEAIAREVRALLRDEPRRLAMRQRAFRLGREMVWSRTAGHYRESFSRARAQQVEQRRKSLLVRPPARELMRLPGFKPDHVLRMSDSTGMLQHALYSVPNFAHGYCTDDNARALLLTLLRESPGETFPELDTLATSYMAFLAHAFHPGTGRFRNFMGYDRRWLEEEGSEDSHGRAVWALGVCVGQSRDRGRWHLASQLFTAALPAVTGLVHPRTWAFALLGIDAYLRRWPRDGRASDIRAVLTERLMKRFAEHTRDDWHWLADDATYDNARLPHALMVSGRAMHQPALVERGLCALRWLVRMQTSASGCFQPIGSDGFFHRDGKRAFFDQQPIEVQATVSACLEAYRLTWESHWLERAHIVFEWFLGRNDLGLMLYDAKTGGCCDALHVDRVNENQGAESTLAFHLALAELQLLHNELADVRQQPPAAAALR